The following proteins are co-located in the Halarcobacter sp. genome:
- a CDS encoding HD domain-containing protein, with amino-acid sequence MFTQDKYQKALNFAAKAHGEQKTTNELPYITHLTSVAMEVMHACEESKLEVKKSDIAISVALLHDTIEDTEITYDDLYTEFSAEIAEGVEALTKDSTLSKKDQMAESINRLLTQPYEIQMVKLADRIVNLQKPPKSWDSLKILNYHKESKFILSCLKNCNLFLSKRLEDKINNYIVYIK; translated from the coding sequence ATGTTTACTCAAGACAAATATCAAAAAGCATTAAACTTTGCAGCAAAAGCTCATGGTGAGCAGAAAACTACAAATGAATTACCTTATATTACTCATTTAACATCAGTGGCAATGGAAGTAATGCATGCATGCGAGGAATCAAAACTTGAAGTTAAAAAGAGTGACATAGCTATTAGTGTAGCATTACTTCACGATACTATTGAAGATACAGAGATTACTTATGATGATTTATATACAGAGTTTTCTGCCGAGATTGCAGAAGGTGTAGAAGCTTTAACAAAAGATTCTACTCTTTCAAAAAAAGATCAAATGGCAGAGAGTATTAATAGATTGTTAACTCAACCATATGAGATTCAAATGGTAAAACTTGCAGATAGAATAGTAAATTTACAAAAGCCACCAAAATCATGGGATAGTTTAAAAATTCTTAATTATCATAAAGAATCAAAGTTTATATTATCGTGTTTAAAAAATTGTAATTTGTTTTTATCTAAAAGATTAGAAGATAAAATAAACAATTATATAGTTTATATAAAATAG
- a CDS encoding 3'-5' exonuclease, whose protein sequence is MNYKKTNHFSAKLVEKLKKHSIPFDDFLIELTKNKERFFDSAELEFELLLTNGLPLEIENDKVILKTAKNLISEQTFCIVDIETNGSHVSKGHQIIEIGAVKYKGGQIIDKFESLVYAKDIPVYIQEVTNITPEMLESAPDLKRVLKEFKLFLEDDVFVAHDIKFDYNFISNSFNKYDLGVLENRKLCTIDLARRTIKAQRYGLSFLKELLQINIDNHHRAYSDALSTTYILEESIKHLNENVKTVENLIDFSKNAIPLVPKVQIKPKKEIEEKEEK, encoded by the coding sequence ATGAATTATAAAAAGACAAATCATTTTTCAGCAAAACTAGTAGAAAAGTTAAAAAAACACTCTATACCTTTTGATGACTTTCTTATAGAGTTAACAAAAAATAAAGAGAGGTTTTTTGATTCTGCAGAATTAGAATTTGAACTACTTTTAACAAATGGTTTACCTCTTGAAATTGAAAATGATAAAGTTATTTTAAAAACTGCAAAAAACTTAATATCTGAACAAACTTTTTGTATTGTTGATATCGAAACAAATGGTTCACATGTTAGTAAAGGACATCAAATAATTGAAATAGGAGCAGTTAAATATAAAGGTGGTCAAATCATTGACAAGTTTGAATCTTTAGTTTATGCGAAAGATATTCCAGTATATATTCAAGAAGTTACAAATATAACACCTGAAATGTTAGAATCTGCACCTGATTTAAAAAGAGTTTTAAAAGAGTTTAAACTATTTTTAGAGGATGATGTTTTTGTTGCACATGATATTAAGTTTGATTATAATTTCATCTCAAACTCTTTTAATAAATATGATTTAGGAGTGCTTGAAAATAGAAAGCTTTGTACAATAGACTTGGCAAGAAGAACAATTAAAGCCCAAAGGTATGGTCTTAGTTTTTTAAAAGAACTTTTACAAATCAATATAGATAATCATCATAGAGCTTACAGTGATGCTTTAAGTACAACATATATTTTAGAAGAATCTATTAAGCATTTAAATGAAAATGTTAAAACAGTAGAAAATTTAATAGATTTTTCTAAAAATGCAATTCCTTTAGTACCTAAAGTTCAAATAAAACCTAAAAAAGAGATAGAAGAAAAGGAAGAAAAATAA
- the rpe gene encoding ribulose-phosphate 3-epimerase gives MLVAPSILSADFGKLNEEITAICDGGCDLIHVDVMDGHFVPNMTLGPVVVNPVAKIATKPLDVHLMVENNTFFVELFAPLKPEYISFHIESEKHPHRLIQKIRSYGIKPAIVLNPHSTPESIEYLLEDLDMVLLMSVNPGFGGQKFISTVVEKTRKLKELIKKRNPACLIEVDGGVNDKNIHELKEAGVDVVVAGSYVFGNEDYNKAIKSLQV, from the coding sequence ATATTATCAGCAGATTTTGGAAAATTAAATGAAGAGATAACAGCTATTTGTGATGGTGGTTGTGATCTAATTCATGTTGATGTTATGGATGGACATTTTGTTCCTAATATGACTTTAGGACCAGTTGTTGTAAATCCTGTTGCAAAAATTGCAACAAAACCTCTTGATGTACATTTAATGGTTGAAAATAATACATTTTTTGTTGAGCTTTTTGCTCCTTTAAAGCCTGAGTATATCTCATTTCATATTGAAAGTGAAAAACACCCTCACAGATTAATCCAAAAAATTAGAAGTTATGGAATTAAACCTGCAATTGTTTTAAACCCACACTCTACACCAGAAAGCATTGAATATTTGCTTGAGGATTTAGATATGGTTTTATTAATGTCAGTAAATCCAGGATTTGGTGGACAAAAATTTATTTCTACTGTGGTTGAAAAAACAAGAAAATTAAAAGAGTTAATTAAAAAGAGAAATCCAGCATGTCTAATTGAAGTAGATGGTGGAGTAAATGATAAAAATATACATGAACTTAAAGAAGCTGGAGTTGATGTAGTTGTTGCAGGTTCTTATGTATTTGGAAATGAAGATTATAATAAAGCAATAAAATCTCTACAGGTATAA
- a CDS encoding phosphoribosylanthranilate isomerase, whose protein sequence is MRTKICGITNINDALDAIAAGVDALGFVFYEKSARYIKPLEAKKIVDALPPFVQTVGLFVNEDFKTINNICFESKMQLAQIIDDNNYTDFSKLAYKYIKVVRAKSKEDIINNENSYVLIDAFVESFGGSGKRVALEWFENVDCSTFILAGGLSEENLKELKPYNFYGVDVSSAVEIKKGKKDRQKMFNFVKVANEL, encoded by the coding sequence ATGAGAACAAAAATTTGTGGAATAACAAATATAAATGATGCTTTAGATGCTATAGCAGCAGGAGTAGATGCATTAGGTTTTGTCTTTTATGAAAAAAGTGCTAGATATATTAAACCTTTAGAAGCAAAAAAAATAGTTGATGCTTTACCCCCTTTTGTTCAAACTGTTGGACTTTTTGTAAATGAAGATTTTAAAACTATTAATAATATTTGTTTCGAATCAAAAATGCAATTGGCTCAAATAATTGATGATAATAATTACACAGATTTTTCAAAACTTGCTTATAAATATATAAAAGTTGTAAGAGCAAAGTCTAAAGAAGATATTATAAATAATGAAAACTCATATGTTTTAATTGATGCTTTTGTTGAAAGTTTTGGTGGTTCAGGTAAACGTGTTGCTTTAGAATGGTTTGAAAATGTAGATTGTTCTACTTTTATTTTAGCTGGTGGTTTAAGTGAAGAGAATCTAAAAGAGTTAAAACCTTATAATTTTTATGGCGTGGATGTAAGTTCAGCTGTAGAGATAAAAAAAGGGAAAAAAGATAGACAAAAAATGTTTAATTTTGTAAAAGTTGCCAATGAATTATAA